In one window of Oryzias melastigma strain HK-1 linkage group LG5, ASM292280v2, whole genome shotgun sequence DNA:
- the mbd1b gene encoding methyl-CpG-binding domain protein 1b isoform X2, whose translation MNEESVQNQAPASEPAENDEGENTDNISPEAENTSAEVPAPSAEVPAPSVEVPARSDATEENLSLSPAVEEPVARVKEENKTVEAEPPVDWFEPLEDDDAHSFGGNDPEEESLAGESERSESIAGSEKTRKKMFQLQVPRRKRTHPDEGWVDWPSLGDGWKRKEVVRRSGSSIGQKDVYYMSPRGDRVRSRVELASVLTIDLTHFEFKTGKFFEGEGQPIRARNRAKKKPRERSSSESSWLDREGADTPDSFHRLTPSTTPKQQNSFLLNSSTGMFKQNSRTDHSNTEDKIRLPFPTSSRPLPSIKGEFGSEDSILVCAKCGISFTGTWYDKQRKRPCCPTCWASKTKEHPMIRFRKWIPCGQCVGCHNTINCGQCANCKHGLQSPESRRRICRKRRCICPIRKSPGRRNIQQPYITSPDICDDNSSFQNEVADSQHPSLKSSDTENVSVNVDIDDDDMSTDDDEDWHRKRKRRSCGECKACLCRKDCGTCDFCIDKPKFGGSNKKRQKCRLRQCQRQAMRHLLPYQIGIGEYGSDGPLLAGRSRPHYTYSRKSNFNTYKGSQSGFDLSDNEDEDNNLQPSWSIEQGKGPRHSFDMNMRNSQSMQINYSDLGLQNGLPDRVPHISNHNYAQTLPQAHWGSERSRPRKDQIDDDDDEDEEEEDDDEEEEEDDDDEEEELPMITQIFSLAENSFGGSADMDNQLIKLLHALRSSVLPILWYAIMAEGPQLQLIQCSKQSSMSDTIVVIDPGFCYQVTVQKQPLLATHPLYDSFPARLTSVSEIVSLLLGLEKYTVCHGIPSREALPHNGPVILERASTCDFLVKKNEEVCENCRSLCGFSTH comes from the exons ATGAACGAGGAAAGCGTTCAGAACCAGGCACCAGCCAGTGAGCCTGCAGAGAATGATGAGGGGGAAAACACAGATAACATCAGCCCTGAAGCAGAAAATACTTCTGCGGAAGTCCCTGCACCCTCCGCTGAAGTCCCTGCACCGTCTGTGGAAGTCCCTGCCCGTAGTGATGCCACAGAGGAAAACCTCAGCTTAAGCCCCGCTGTCGAAGAACCTGTAGCAAGAGTCAAAGAGGAGAATAAAACTGTTGAGGCTGAGCCACCAGTGGACTGGTTTGAGCCACTTGAAGATGATGATGCCCACAGCTTTGGTGGAAATGACCCAGAGGAGGAAAGCTTGGCTGGAGAAAGTGAGAGGAGTGAGAGTATTGCAGGCAGCGAGAAGACCAGGAAAAAGATGTTTCA GCTTCAAGTCCCTCGGCGTAAGCGAACACATCCTGATGAGGGATGGGTGGATTGGCCGTCGCTTGGGGACGGTTGGAAACGCAAAGAGGTTGTCCGACGCTCTGGCTCTAGCATTGGTCAGAAGGACGTTTACTACATGAG tcCGCGGGGAGATCGAGTAAGAAGCAGAGTGGAACTGGCCTCAGTGCTCACAATCGACTTGACACATTTTGAGTTCAAGACGGGCAAATTCTTCGAGGGAGAAGGGCAACCAATAAGAGCCCGAAATAGAGCGAAG AAGAAACCGCGGGAGCGCTCCTCTTCAGAGTCAAGCTGGTTAGACCGGGAGGGGGCGGACACCCCCGACTCCTTTCACAGACTCACCCCGAGCACCACGCCCAAACAGcagaacagttttttgctcaacAGCTCCACGGGAATGTTTAAGCAGAATTCCCGCACTGACCACAGCAATACGGAGGATAAAATCCGACTCCCTTTCCCCACGTCATCTCGACCGCTTCCGTCAATAAAAGGAGAGTTTGGGTCAGAAGACAGCATTCT GGTTTGTGCCAAGTGTGGTATCTCCTTCACAGGTACATGGTATGACAAACAGAGGAAGAGGCCCTGCTGTCCCACCTGCTGgg CATCAAAGACAAAAGAACATCCAATGATACGTTTCAGGAAG TGGATTCCCTGTGGGCAGTGTGTGGGCTGTCACAACACAATCAACTGTGGGCAGTGTGCTAACTGCAAGCATGGACTGCAGAGCCCCGAGTCCAGGAGGCGCATATGCAGGAAACGCAGATGCATTTGTCCTATTCGCAAG aGCCCTGGAAGGAGGAACATCCAGCAACCTTACATCACAAGTCCAGATATTTGTGACGACAACTCCAGTTTCCAG AATGAAGTTGCAGATTCGCAG CATCCAAGTTTGAAAAGCAGCGACACAGAGAACGTGTCAGTAAACGTGGACATTGATGATGATGACATGTCAACGGATGACGATGAAGac TGGCACAGAAAGCGGAAGCGACGTTCCTGTGGCGAATGCAAGGCGTGCCTTTGCAGGAAAGACTGCGGCACATGCGATTTCTGCATCGACAAACCCAAGTTTGGAGGCAGCAACAAGAAGAGACAGAAGTGTCGTTTACGGCAGTGTCAGCGGCAGGCGATG AGACATTTGCTGCCCTATCAGATAGGAATAGGCGAGTACGGGTCAGACGGGCCTTTGCTGGCAGGCCGGTCCAGACCTCACTACACCTACAGTCGGAAGTCGAACTTTAATACCTACAAGGGATCACAGAGTGGCTTTGATTTGAGTGACAATGAGGATGAAGACAACAATTTACAACCT AGCTGGAGCATCGAGCAAGGCAAAGGGCCCAGACACTCTTTTGATATGAATATGAGAAACTCCCAGTCTATGCAG aTAAACTACTCAGATTTGGGTTTGCAGAACGGTCTTCCAGACAGAGTTCCCCACATCAGCAACCATAACTATGCTCAAACT CTCCCACAAGCCCACTGGGGTTCAGAGAGATCACGCCCAAGAAAAGATCAGAttgacgatgatgatgatgaagatgaggaggaagaagatgatgatgaggaggaggaagaagatgatgatgatgaggaggaagagttACCAATG ATCACACAGATTTTCAGTTTGGCTGAAAACTCTTTTGGGGGTAGTGCAGACATGGACAACCAGCTGATCAAACTGCTGCACGCCCTGCGATCGTCTGTGTTGCCAATACTATGGTACGCTATAATGGCAGAGGGCCCCCAGCTGCAGCTCATCCAGTGCTCGAAGCAGTCCAGCATGTCGGACACCATCGTGGTGATCGACCCCGGCTTCTGCTACCAGGTCACCGTCCAAAAGCAGCCTCTGCTCGCCACCCACCCGCTGTATGACAGCTTCCCGGCTCGCCTGACCAGCGTGAGTGAAATAGTGAGCCTGCTGTTGGGTCTGGAGAAGTACACTGTGTGCCATGGAATCCCCTCACGAGAAGCATTACCTCACAACGGCCCCGTCATTCTGGAGCGCGCGTCGACCTGCGACTTCCTGGTTAAGAAGAACGAAGAAGTCTGTGAGAACTGCAGATCTCTTTGTGGATTCTCAACTCACTGA
- the mbd1b gene encoding methyl-CpG-binding domain protein 1b isoform X4, with protein MNEESVQNQAPASEPAENDEGENTDNISPEAENTSAEVPAPSAEVPAPSVEVPARSDATEENLSLSPAVEEPVARVKEENKTVEAEPPVDWFEPLEDDDAHSFGGNDPEEESLAGESERSESIAGSEKTRKKMFQLQVPRRKRTHPDEGWVDWPSLGDGWKRKEVVRRSGSSIGQKDVYYMSPRGDRVRSRVELASVLTIDLTHFEFKTGKFFEGEGQPIRARNRAKKKPRERSSSESSWLDREGADTPDSFHRLTPSTTPKQQNSFLLNSSTGMFKQNSRTDHSNTEDKIRLPFPTSSRPLPSIKGEFGSEDSILVCAKCGISFTGTWYDKQRKRPCCPTCWASKTKEHPMIRFRKWIPCGQCVGCHNTINCGQCANCKHGLQSPESRRRICRKRRCICPIRKSPGRRNIQQPYITSPDICDDNSSFQNEVADSQHPSLKSSDTENVSVNVDIDDDDMSTDDDEDKSWSIEQGKGPRHSFDMNMRNSQSMQINYSDLGLQNGLPDRVPHISNHNYAQTLPQAHWGSERSRPRKDQIDDDDDEDEEEEDDDEEEEEDDDDEEEELPMITQIFSLAENSFGGSADMDNQLIKLLHALRSSVLPILWYAIMAEGPQLQLIQCSKQSSMSDTIVVIDPGFCYQVTVQKQPLLATHPLYDSFPARLTSVSEIVSLLLGLEKYTVCHGIPSREALPHNGPVILERASTCDFLVKKNEEVCENCRSLCGFSTH; from the exons ATGAACGAGGAAAGCGTTCAGAACCAGGCACCAGCCAGTGAGCCTGCAGAGAATGATGAGGGGGAAAACACAGATAACATCAGCCCTGAAGCAGAAAATACTTCTGCGGAAGTCCCTGCACCCTCCGCTGAAGTCCCTGCACCGTCTGTGGAAGTCCCTGCCCGTAGTGATGCCACAGAGGAAAACCTCAGCTTAAGCCCCGCTGTCGAAGAACCTGTAGCAAGAGTCAAAGAGGAGAATAAAACTGTTGAGGCTGAGCCACCAGTGGACTGGTTTGAGCCACTTGAAGATGATGATGCCCACAGCTTTGGTGGAAATGACCCAGAGGAGGAAAGCTTGGCTGGAGAAAGTGAGAGGAGTGAGAGTATTGCAGGCAGCGAGAAGACCAGGAAAAAGATGTTTCA GCTTCAAGTCCCTCGGCGTAAGCGAACACATCCTGATGAGGGATGGGTGGATTGGCCGTCGCTTGGGGACGGTTGGAAACGCAAAGAGGTTGTCCGACGCTCTGGCTCTAGCATTGGTCAGAAGGACGTTTACTACATGAG tcCGCGGGGAGATCGAGTAAGAAGCAGAGTGGAACTGGCCTCAGTGCTCACAATCGACTTGACACATTTTGAGTTCAAGACGGGCAAATTCTTCGAGGGAGAAGGGCAACCAATAAGAGCCCGAAATAGAGCGAAG AAGAAACCGCGGGAGCGCTCCTCTTCAGAGTCAAGCTGGTTAGACCGGGAGGGGGCGGACACCCCCGACTCCTTTCACAGACTCACCCCGAGCACCACGCCCAAACAGcagaacagttttttgctcaacAGCTCCACGGGAATGTTTAAGCAGAATTCCCGCACTGACCACAGCAATACGGAGGATAAAATCCGACTCCCTTTCCCCACGTCATCTCGACCGCTTCCGTCAATAAAAGGAGAGTTTGGGTCAGAAGACAGCATTCT GGTTTGTGCCAAGTGTGGTATCTCCTTCACAGGTACATGGTATGACAAACAGAGGAAGAGGCCCTGCTGTCCCACCTGCTGgg CATCAAAGACAAAAGAACATCCAATGATACGTTTCAGGAAG TGGATTCCCTGTGGGCAGTGTGTGGGCTGTCACAACACAATCAACTGTGGGCAGTGTGCTAACTGCAAGCATGGACTGCAGAGCCCCGAGTCCAGGAGGCGCATATGCAGGAAACGCAGATGCATTTGTCCTATTCGCAAG aGCCCTGGAAGGAGGAACATCCAGCAACCTTACATCACAAGTCCAGATATTTGTGACGACAACTCCAGTTTCCAG AATGAAGTTGCAGATTCGCAG CATCCAAGTTTGAAAAGCAGCGACACAGAGAACGTGTCAGTAAACGTGGACATTGATGATGATGACATGTCAACGGATGACGATGAAGac aagAGCTGGAGCATCGAGCAAGGCAAAGGGCCCAGACACTCTTTTGATATGAATATGAGAAACTCCCAGTCTATGCAG aTAAACTACTCAGATTTGGGTTTGCAGAACGGTCTTCCAGACAGAGTTCCCCACATCAGCAACCATAACTATGCTCAAACT CTCCCACAAGCCCACTGGGGTTCAGAGAGATCACGCCCAAGAAAAGATCAGAttgacgatgatgatgatgaagatgaggaggaagaagatgatgatgaggaggaggaagaagatgatgatgatgaggaggaagagttACCAATG ATCACACAGATTTTCAGTTTGGCTGAAAACTCTTTTGGGGGTAGTGCAGACATGGACAACCAGCTGATCAAACTGCTGCACGCCCTGCGATCGTCTGTGTTGCCAATACTATGGTACGCTATAATGGCAGAGGGCCCCCAGCTGCAGCTCATCCAGTGCTCGAAGCAGTCCAGCATGTCGGACACCATCGTGGTGATCGACCCCGGCTTCTGCTACCAGGTCACCGTCCAAAAGCAGCCTCTGCTCGCCACCCACCCGCTGTATGACAGCTTCCCGGCTCGCCTGACCAGCGTGAGTGAAATAGTGAGCCTGCTGTTGGGTCTGGAGAAGTACACTGTGTGCCATGGAATCCCCTCACGAGAAGCATTACCTCACAACGGCCCCGTCATTCTGGAGCGCGCGTCGACCTGCGACTTCCTGGTTAAGAAGAACGAAGAAGTCTGTGAGAACTGCAGATCTCTTTGTGGATTCTCAACTCACTGA
- the mbd1b gene encoding methyl-CpG-binding domain protein 1b isoform X3, with product MNEESVQNQAPASEPAENDEGENTDNISPEAENTSAEVPAPSAEVPAPSVEVPARSDATEENLSLSPAVEEPVARVKEENKTVEAEPPVDWFEPLEDDDAHSFGGNDPEEESLAGESERSESIAGSEKTRKKMFQLQVPRRKRTHPDEGWVDWPSLGDGWKRKEVVRRSGSSIGQKDVYYMSPRGDRVRSRVELASVLTIDLTHFEFKTGKFFEGEGQPIRARNRAKKKPRERSSSESSWLDREGADTPDSFHRLTPSTTPKQQNSFLLNSSTGMFKQNSRTDHSNTEDKIRLPFPTSSRPLPSIKGEFGSEDSILVCAKCGISFTGTWYDKQRKRPCCPTCWASKTKEHPMIRFRKWIPCGQCVGCHNTINCGQCANCKHGLQSPESRRRICRKRRCICPIRKSPGRRNIQQPYITSPDICDDNSSFQNEVADSQHPSLKSSDTENVSVNVDIDDDDMSTDDDEDWHRKRKRRSCGECKACLCRKDCGTCDFCIDKPKFGGSNKKRQKCRLRQCQRQAMIGIGEYGSDGPLLAGRSRPHYTYSRKSNFNTYKGSQSGFDLSDNEDEDNNLQPKSWSIEQGKGPRHSFDMNMRNSQSMQINYSDLGLQNGLPDRVPHISNHNYAQTLPQAHWGSERSRPRKDQIDDDDDEDEEEEDDDEEEEEDDDDEEEELPMITQIFSLAENSFGGSADMDNQLIKLLHALRSSVLPILWYAIMAEGPQLQLIQCSKQSSMSDTIVVIDPGFCYQVTVQKQPLLATHPLYDSFPARLTSVSEIVSLLLGLEKYTVCHGIPSREALPHNGPVILERASTCDFLVKKNEEVCENCRSLCGFSTH from the exons ATGAACGAGGAAAGCGTTCAGAACCAGGCACCAGCCAGTGAGCCTGCAGAGAATGATGAGGGGGAAAACACAGATAACATCAGCCCTGAAGCAGAAAATACTTCTGCGGAAGTCCCTGCACCCTCCGCTGAAGTCCCTGCACCGTCTGTGGAAGTCCCTGCCCGTAGTGATGCCACAGAGGAAAACCTCAGCTTAAGCCCCGCTGTCGAAGAACCTGTAGCAAGAGTCAAAGAGGAGAATAAAACTGTTGAGGCTGAGCCACCAGTGGACTGGTTTGAGCCACTTGAAGATGATGATGCCCACAGCTTTGGTGGAAATGACCCAGAGGAGGAAAGCTTGGCTGGAGAAAGTGAGAGGAGTGAGAGTATTGCAGGCAGCGAGAAGACCAGGAAAAAGATGTTTCA GCTTCAAGTCCCTCGGCGTAAGCGAACACATCCTGATGAGGGATGGGTGGATTGGCCGTCGCTTGGGGACGGTTGGAAACGCAAAGAGGTTGTCCGACGCTCTGGCTCTAGCATTGGTCAGAAGGACGTTTACTACATGAG tcCGCGGGGAGATCGAGTAAGAAGCAGAGTGGAACTGGCCTCAGTGCTCACAATCGACTTGACACATTTTGAGTTCAAGACGGGCAAATTCTTCGAGGGAGAAGGGCAACCAATAAGAGCCCGAAATAGAGCGAAG AAGAAACCGCGGGAGCGCTCCTCTTCAGAGTCAAGCTGGTTAGACCGGGAGGGGGCGGACACCCCCGACTCCTTTCACAGACTCACCCCGAGCACCACGCCCAAACAGcagaacagttttttgctcaacAGCTCCACGGGAATGTTTAAGCAGAATTCCCGCACTGACCACAGCAATACGGAGGATAAAATCCGACTCCCTTTCCCCACGTCATCTCGACCGCTTCCGTCAATAAAAGGAGAGTTTGGGTCAGAAGACAGCATTCT GGTTTGTGCCAAGTGTGGTATCTCCTTCACAGGTACATGGTATGACAAACAGAGGAAGAGGCCCTGCTGTCCCACCTGCTGgg CATCAAAGACAAAAGAACATCCAATGATACGTTTCAGGAAG TGGATTCCCTGTGGGCAGTGTGTGGGCTGTCACAACACAATCAACTGTGGGCAGTGTGCTAACTGCAAGCATGGACTGCAGAGCCCCGAGTCCAGGAGGCGCATATGCAGGAAACGCAGATGCATTTGTCCTATTCGCAAG aGCCCTGGAAGGAGGAACATCCAGCAACCTTACATCACAAGTCCAGATATTTGTGACGACAACTCCAGTTTCCAG AATGAAGTTGCAGATTCGCAG CATCCAAGTTTGAAAAGCAGCGACACAGAGAACGTGTCAGTAAACGTGGACATTGATGATGATGACATGTCAACGGATGACGATGAAGac TGGCACAGAAAGCGGAAGCGACGTTCCTGTGGCGAATGCAAGGCGTGCCTTTGCAGGAAAGACTGCGGCACATGCGATTTCTGCATCGACAAACCCAAGTTTGGAGGCAGCAACAAGAAGAGACAGAAGTGTCGTTTACGGCAGTGTCAGCGGCAGGCGATG ATAGGAATAGGCGAGTACGGGTCAGACGGGCCTTTGCTGGCAGGCCGGTCCAGACCTCACTACACCTACAGTCGGAAGTCGAACTTTAATACCTACAAGGGATCACAGAGTGGCTTTGATTTGAGTGACAATGAGGATGAAGACAACAATTTACAACCT aagAGCTGGAGCATCGAGCAAGGCAAAGGGCCCAGACACTCTTTTGATATGAATATGAGAAACTCCCAGTCTATGCAG aTAAACTACTCAGATTTGGGTTTGCAGAACGGTCTTCCAGACAGAGTTCCCCACATCAGCAACCATAACTATGCTCAAACT CTCCCACAAGCCCACTGGGGTTCAGAGAGATCACGCCCAAGAAAAGATCAGAttgacgatgatgatgatgaagatgaggaggaagaagatgatgatgaggaggaggaagaagatgatgatgatgaggaggaagagttACCAATG ATCACACAGATTTTCAGTTTGGCTGAAAACTCTTTTGGGGGTAGTGCAGACATGGACAACCAGCTGATCAAACTGCTGCACGCCCTGCGATCGTCTGTGTTGCCAATACTATGGTACGCTATAATGGCAGAGGGCCCCCAGCTGCAGCTCATCCAGTGCTCGAAGCAGTCCAGCATGTCGGACACCATCGTGGTGATCGACCCCGGCTTCTGCTACCAGGTCACCGTCCAAAAGCAGCCTCTGCTCGCCACCCACCCGCTGTATGACAGCTTCCCGGCTCGCCTGACCAGCGTGAGTGAAATAGTGAGCCTGCTGTTGGGTCTGGAGAAGTACACTGTGTGCCATGGAATCCCCTCACGAGAAGCATTACCTCACAACGGCCCCGTCATTCTGGAGCGCGCGTCGACCTGCGACTTCCTGGTTAAGAAGAACGAAGAAGTCTGTGAGAACTGCAGATCTCTTTGTGGATTCTCAACTCACTGA
- the mbd1b gene encoding methyl-CpG-binding domain protein 1b isoform X1: protein MNEESVQNQAPASEPAENDEGENTDNISPEAENTSAEVPAPSAEVPAPSVEVPARSDATEENLSLSPAVEEPVARVKEENKTVEAEPPVDWFEPLEDDDAHSFGGNDPEEESLAGESERSESIAGSEKTRKKMFQLQVPRRKRTHPDEGWVDWPSLGDGWKRKEVVRRSGSSIGQKDVYYMSPRGDRVRSRVELASVLTIDLTHFEFKTGKFFEGEGQPIRARNRAKKKPRERSSSESSWLDREGADTPDSFHRLTPSTTPKQQNSFLLNSSTGMFKQNSRTDHSNTEDKIRLPFPTSSRPLPSIKGEFGSEDSILVCAKCGISFTGTWYDKQRKRPCCPTCWASKTKEHPMIRFRKWIPCGQCVGCHNTINCGQCANCKHGLQSPESRRRICRKRRCICPIRKSPGRRNIQQPYITSPDICDDNSSFQNEVADSQHPSLKSSDTENVSVNVDIDDDDMSTDDDEDWHRKRKRRSCGECKACLCRKDCGTCDFCIDKPKFGGSNKKRQKCRLRQCQRQAMRHLLPYQIGIGEYGSDGPLLAGRSRPHYTYSRKSNFNTYKGSQSGFDLSDNEDEDNNLQPKSWSIEQGKGPRHSFDMNMRNSQSMQINYSDLGLQNGLPDRVPHISNHNYAQTLPQAHWGSERSRPRKDQIDDDDDEDEEEEDDDEEEEEDDDDEEEELPMITQIFSLAENSFGGSADMDNQLIKLLHALRSSVLPILWYAIMAEGPQLQLIQCSKQSSMSDTIVVIDPGFCYQVTVQKQPLLATHPLYDSFPARLTSVSEIVSLLLGLEKYTVCHGIPSREALPHNGPVILERASTCDFLVKKNEEVCENCRSLCGFSTH, encoded by the exons ATGAACGAGGAAAGCGTTCAGAACCAGGCACCAGCCAGTGAGCCTGCAGAGAATGATGAGGGGGAAAACACAGATAACATCAGCCCTGAAGCAGAAAATACTTCTGCGGAAGTCCCTGCACCCTCCGCTGAAGTCCCTGCACCGTCTGTGGAAGTCCCTGCCCGTAGTGATGCCACAGAGGAAAACCTCAGCTTAAGCCCCGCTGTCGAAGAACCTGTAGCAAGAGTCAAAGAGGAGAATAAAACTGTTGAGGCTGAGCCACCAGTGGACTGGTTTGAGCCACTTGAAGATGATGATGCCCACAGCTTTGGTGGAAATGACCCAGAGGAGGAAAGCTTGGCTGGAGAAAGTGAGAGGAGTGAGAGTATTGCAGGCAGCGAGAAGACCAGGAAAAAGATGTTTCA GCTTCAAGTCCCTCGGCGTAAGCGAACACATCCTGATGAGGGATGGGTGGATTGGCCGTCGCTTGGGGACGGTTGGAAACGCAAAGAGGTTGTCCGACGCTCTGGCTCTAGCATTGGTCAGAAGGACGTTTACTACATGAG tcCGCGGGGAGATCGAGTAAGAAGCAGAGTGGAACTGGCCTCAGTGCTCACAATCGACTTGACACATTTTGAGTTCAAGACGGGCAAATTCTTCGAGGGAGAAGGGCAACCAATAAGAGCCCGAAATAGAGCGAAG AAGAAACCGCGGGAGCGCTCCTCTTCAGAGTCAAGCTGGTTAGACCGGGAGGGGGCGGACACCCCCGACTCCTTTCACAGACTCACCCCGAGCACCACGCCCAAACAGcagaacagttttttgctcaacAGCTCCACGGGAATGTTTAAGCAGAATTCCCGCACTGACCACAGCAATACGGAGGATAAAATCCGACTCCCTTTCCCCACGTCATCTCGACCGCTTCCGTCAATAAAAGGAGAGTTTGGGTCAGAAGACAGCATTCT GGTTTGTGCCAAGTGTGGTATCTCCTTCACAGGTACATGGTATGACAAACAGAGGAAGAGGCCCTGCTGTCCCACCTGCTGgg CATCAAAGACAAAAGAACATCCAATGATACGTTTCAGGAAG TGGATTCCCTGTGGGCAGTGTGTGGGCTGTCACAACACAATCAACTGTGGGCAGTGTGCTAACTGCAAGCATGGACTGCAGAGCCCCGAGTCCAGGAGGCGCATATGCAGGAAACGCAGATGCATTTGTCCTATTCGCAAG aGCCCTGGAAGGAGGAACATCCAGCAACCTTACATCACAAGTCCAGATATTTGTGACGACAACTCCAGTTTCCAG AATGAAGTTGCAGATTCGCAG CATCCAAGTTTGAAAAGCAGCGACACAGAGAACGTGTCAGTAAACGTGGACATTGATGATGATGACATGTCAACGGATGACGATGAAGac TGGCACAGAAAGCGGAAGCGACGTTCCTGTGGCGAATGCAAGGCGTGCCTTTGCAGGAAAGACTGCGGCACATGCGATTTCTGCATCGACAAACCCAAGTTTGGAGGCAGCAACAAGAAGAGACAGAAGTGTCGTTTACGGCAGTGTCAGCGGCAGGCGATG AGACATTTGCTGCCCTATCAGATAGGAATAGGCGAGTACGGGTCAGACGGGCCTTTGCTGGCAGGCCGGTCCAGACCTCACTACACCTACAGTCGGAAGTCGAACTTTAATACCTACAAGGGATCACAGAGTGGCTTTGATTTGAGTGACAATGAGGATGAAGACAACAATTTACAACCT aagAGCTGGAGCATCGAGCAAGGCAAAGGGCCCAGACACTCTTTTGATATGAATATGAGAAACTCCCAGTCTATGCAG aTAAACTACTCAGATTTGGGTTTGCAGAACGGTCTTCCAGACAGAGTTCCCCACATCAGCAACCATAACTATGCTCAAACT CTCCCACAAGCCCACTGGGGTTCAGAGAGATCACGCCCAAGAAAAGATCAGAttgacgatgatgatgatgaagatgaggaggaagaagatgatgatgaggaggaggaagaagatgatgatgatgaggaggaagagttACCAATG ATCACACAGATTTTCAGTTTGGCTGAAAACTCTTTTGGGGGTAGTGCAGACATGGACAACCAGCTGATCAAACTGCTGCACGCCCTGCGATCGTCTGTGTTGCCAATACTATGGTACGCTATAATGGCAGAGGGCCCCCAGCTGCAGCTCATCCAGTGCTCGAAGCAGTCCAGCATGTCGGACACCATCGTGGTGATCGACCCCGGCTTCTGCTACCAGGTCACCGTCCAAAAGCAGCCTCTGCTCGCCACCCACCCGCTGTATGACAGCTTCCCGGCTCGCCTGACCAGCGTGAGTGAAATAGTGAGCCTGCTGTTGGGTCTGGAGAAGTACACTGTGTGCCATGGAATCCCCTCACGAGAAGCATTACCTCACAACGGCCCCGTCATTCTGGAGCGCGCGTCGACCTGCGACTTCCTGGTTAAGAAGAACGAAGAAGTCTGTGAGAACTGCAGATCTCTTTGTGGATTCTCAACTCACTGA